A window of the Apostichopus japonicus isolate 1M-3 chromosome 8, ASM3797524v1, whole genome shotgun sequence genome harbors these coding sequences:
- the LOC139971445 gene encoding bifunctional glutamate/proline--tRNA ligase-like has translation MSVSLTINKVNPPVAALLAIEHLDGSVTANVEQGKATSLKLSDDLTFTTPVAICRYLARLAPSSGLYGNNILEATEIDHWLEYSVNRLGNPTEFKDAVSDLDHILGPRTYLVAHGLTIADFAVWGALRANPSWSSKNDSHVNLSRWYNFLDSQEKFQKVSCLLPKKEEKQGSTKTSDVGTFIELPGAKMGEVVVRFPPEASGYLHIGHAKAALLNQYYQQAFKGKLIMRFDDTNPAKESSEFEQVILEDLKLLDIQPDLFTHTSDHFDRMITIAEDLIKSSKAYVDDTDPEEMKRQRDLREESKNRNNSVEKNLQLWSEMKKGSEVGQKCALRMKMDMKSNNGCMRDPTIYRCKLEAHVRCGDKYKAYPTYDFACPIVDSLEGVTHALRTTEYHDRDDQYYFILDALKMRKPHIWEYSRLNLQHTVLSKRKLTWFVDEKLVEGWNDPRFPTVRGVIRRGMTIEGLKQFIAAQGSSRAVVMMEWDKIWSFNRKVIDPIIPRYNGVVDKDAVPVTVSGVKVEAKDVPKHAKNNAIGNKKVWYSDKVFVDQADAVLFNEGEIVTFINWGNLIIQKINKDGSGKVISMTADLNLENEDYRKTTKITWLAETGNAPFVPTTLIYFDDLISKGILGKDEDFKQFVNKNSRHETAVLGDPELASLKKGEIIQMQRKGYFICDQAYAPASRHTSRTSPCILFNIPDGKKTTSTTSDSTKNAPQEASKSKKGKNKGGSSDSAVPTTTASPQEVEAVIARITAQGDSVRDLKSKKAAKDEIDQAVKVLLSLKSDYKNMTGVDYKPGAKPPKTDNPGHGNPGSDNPGHGNPGHGNPGHGEADVAALVEKITAQGDKVRSLKSSKAPKVDIDAEVKILLSLKVKYKAATGVDYKPGSNPPKKASNPGHGNPGHGNPGSDNPGHGNAAADALAEKIKEQGDKVRNLKSKKAPKEEVDAEVKTLLDLKSQYKTSTGSDYQPPGAKKQEKKGKDKKGKGGEKESKQKKEAAAEEDSGGKKQTRLGLEAKKEENLSDWYSQVIIKSEMIEYYDVSGCYVLRPWSFSIWEKITAFFDAEIKKLGVENCYFPMFVSASALEREKTHIADFAPEVAWVTRSGNSELAEPIAIRPTSETVMYPVYSKWVQSHRDLPIKLNQWCNVVRWEFKHPQPFLRTREFLWQEGHTAWATREEAVDEVYKILELYAAVYEKLLAMPVVRGRKTEKEKFAGGDFTTTVEAFIVASGRGLQGATSHHLGQNFSKMFDISFEDPNEPNKREFAHQNSWGLSTRTIGALCLAHGDNVGLILPPKVACVQVIIVPCGITVKSTDEDKKAINDKADSYIALFKAADIRVKCDDRENYSPPWKFNHWELKGVPVRMEIGPRDISKNQFVAVRRDTSEKLIFKEAEAVEKIGNLLEDIQSSLYNKASKELQEHKKLSHDWDEFCTLLDQKNIIQIPFCGDIKCEETIKKDSARGQDAEPGAPSMGAKSLCIPMKQPQELPEGTKCLHPECSNKAKYYCLFGRSY, from the exons ATGTCGGTTAGCCTTACAATCAATAAGGTTAATCCACCCGTTG CTGCATTGCTTGCCATCGAGCATTTAGATGGAAGTGTGACAGCTAATGTTGAACAGGGAAAGGCAACCAGCCTCAAGCTCTCTGA TGACCTCACATTCACCACTCCAGTTGCTATATGCCGTTACCTAGCTAGGCTTGCACCTTCCAGTGGTCTCTATGGAAACAACATTCTTGAAGCAACAGAG ATTGATCACTGGTTGGAGTATAGTGTCAATCGCCTTGGCAACCCAACAGAGTTCAAAGATGCCGTTAGTGATCTTGACCATATATTGGGACCGCGTACCTACTTGGTGGCACATGGTTTGACGATTGCAGACTTTGCAGTGTGGGGAGCATTGAGAG CAAACCCTAGTTGGTCATCAAAGAATGACAGCCATGTCAATTTGTCAAGATGGTATAACTTCTTGGACTCGCAGGAGAAGTTTCAAAAGGTTTCCTGTCTGTTGCCAAAGAAAGAGGAGAAACAAGGATCA ACGAAGACTTCCGATGTTGGGACTTTCATTGAGCTGCCAGGGGCTAAGATGGGCGAGGTAGTGGTGAGATTTCCACCAGAGGCCAGTGG ATATCTTCATATTGGTCATGCTAAAGCTGCTCTTTTGAACCAATATTACCAGCAAGCATTTAAAGGTAAACTCATTATGAGGTTTGATGACACCAATCCAGCTAAAGAAAGCAGCGAGTTTGAACAG GTTATCTTAGAAGATTTGAAGCTACTTGACATTCAACCAGATTTATTCACTCATACCTCGGATCATTTTGATCGAATGATAACCATTGCagaggacttgatcaagtcgagCAAGGCATATGTGGATGACACAGATCCTGAGGAAATGAAGAGACAGAGAGATCTGAGAGAAGAATCAAAGAACAGAAATAACT CGGTTGAGAAAAATCTACAGCTCTGGAGTGAGATGAAGAAAGGGTCAGAGGTCGGCCAGAAGTGTGCCTTACGAATGAAAATGGACATGAAGAGTAATAACGGGTGTATGAGAGATCCTACCATCTACAGGTGTAAGCTGGAGGCTCACGTACGATGTGGAGACAAATACAA GGCGTATCCTACCTACGACTTTGCATGCCCCATCGTAGACAGTTTAGAGGGAGTGACCCACGCACTCAGGACAACAGAATACCACGATAGAGATGATCAATATTACTTCATCCTGGATGCTCTGAAGATGAGGAAGCCACACATCTGGGAGTACAGCAGGCTCAACCTTCAACACACTGTCCTCTCCAAACGGAAACTGACGTGGTTCGTGGACGAGAAGCTTGTCGAGGGATG GAATGATCCACGTTTTCCAACTGTTAGAGGAGTTATAAGAAGGGGCATGACAATAGAAGGTCTGAAGCAGTTTATTGCAGCTCAG GGATCATCAAGGGCTGTTGTCATGATGGAGTGGGACAAGATCTGGAGCTTCAATCGAAAGGTCATTGACCCCATCATTCCTCGTTATAacggagtagtagataaagatgCCGTTCCGGTCACCGTTAGTGGTGTTAAAGTGGAAGCCAAGGATGTTCCCAAACATGCCAAG AACAACGCAATCGGTAACAAGAAGGTCTGGTACAGCGACAAGGTGTTTGTGGACCAAGCCGACGCAGTACTATTCAATGAAGGAGAAATTGTTACTTTCATCAACTGGGGGAATCTCATCATCCAGAAGATAAACAA GGATGGCTCTGGAAAAGTTATTTCCATGACTGCTGATCTGAATCTTGAAAATGAG GACTACAGAAAGACGACGAAAATTACTTGGTTGGCCGAGACTGGAAATGCGCCATTCGTACCGACCACGTTAATCTATTTTGACGATCTGATCTCCAAAGGAATACTTGGCAAAGACGAAGATTTCAAACAGTTCGTCAACAAAAATTCAAGA CATGAGACTGCAGTCCTAGGAGATCCAGAACTGGCCTCTCTGAAGAAAGGAGAAATCATCCAAATGCAACGAAAAGGATACTTCATATGTGATCAGGCGTATGCTCCAGCCAG TCGTCACACAAGCAGAACCAGTCCATGCATATTGTTCAACATACCTGACGGTAAAAAGACAACCAGCACAACGAGTGACAGTACTAAGAATGCTCCTCAG GAAGCAAGCAAGAGTAAGAAAGGCAAGAACAAGGGTGGATCAAGTGACTCAGCAGTTCCTACTACCACTGCCTCTCCACAGGAAGTGGAAGCTGTCATTGCCAGAATAACTGCTCAGGGAGATAGTGTCCGGGACCTAAAGTCAAAGAAAGCAGCAAAG GATGAGATAGATCAAGCTGTAAAGGTTCTTTTGTCACTGAAGAGTGATTATAAGAACATGACTGGTGTGGATTACAAGCCAGGTGCTAAGCCACCTAAAACTGACAATCCTGGGCATGGCAACCCTGGGTCCGACAACCCTGGGCACGGCAACCCTGGGCACGGCAACCCTGGACATGGCGAAGCAGATGTAGCAGCACTAGTGGAGAAGATAACTGCCCAAGGTGATAAAGTCAGAAGTCTGAAGTCGAGTAAAGCTCCAAAG GTAGACATTGATGCTGAAGTTAAGATCTTACTGTCCCTGAAGGTTAAATACAAGGCTGCCACAGGTGTAGACTACAAACCAGGTTCCAACCCACCAAAGAAAGCAAGTAACCCAGGCCACGGTAACCCTGGACACGGTAACCCAGGAAGTGACAACCCTGGACATGGAAATGCAGCAGCTGATGCCCTTGCTGAAAAAATCAAGGAGCAAGGTGATAAAGTCAGGAATTTGAAATCAAAGAAAGCTCCAAAG GAAGAGGTTGATGCAGAAGTAAAGACCCTGTTGGATCTGAAGAGCCAGTATAAGACATCGACTGGATCCGATTACCAGCCACCCGGAGCTAAGAAACaggaaaagaaaggaaaggatAAGAAAGGAAAAG GTGGAGAGAAAGAATCCAAACAGAAGAAGGAGGCTGCGGCAGAAGAGGACAGTGGAGGAAAGAAACAGACAAGACTCGGTCTAGAAGCAAAGAAGGAAGAAAACCTCAGTGATTGGTACTCACAG gtcatcattaAATCTGAAATGATTGAATACTACGACGTCAGCGGCTGTTACGTACTGCGTCCTTGGTCCTTTAGCATCTGGGAGAAAATCACAGCATTCTTTGACGCAGAAATCAAGAAATTAGGCGTtgaaaactgttattttccgaTGTTTGTCTCCGCGAGTGCCTTAGAGAGGGAGAAGACTCACATTGCAGATTTTGCCCCTGAA GTAGCCTGGGTAACCAGATCTGGAAATTCCGAGCTAGCAGAACCAATTGCGATCCGACCAACCAGTGAAACCG TTATGTACCCTGTTTATTCAAAGTGGGTACAATCACACCGAGATCTTCCAATCAAATTGAACCAGTGGTGTAATGTAGTG AGGTGGGAGTTTAAGCACCCACAGCCATTCTTGAGGACAAGAGAATTCCTCTGGCAAGAAGGTCACACAGCCTGGGCGACGAGGGAAGAAGCTGTTGACGAAGTTTACAAGATCTTGGAACTCTACGCTGCCGTTTACGAGAAACTTTTAGCCATGCCCGTCGTCCGGGGTAGGAAGACAGAAAAGGAAAAGTTTGCCGGCGGTGACTTCACAACGACTGTTGAAGCTTTCATTGTCGCCAGCGGTAGAGGCCTTCAG GGAGCTACCTCTCATCATCTGGGACAGAATTTCTCAAAGATGTTTGACATCAGTTTTGAAGATCCTAACGAGCCGAATAAACGAGAGTTTGCCCACCAGAATTCATGGGGTCTCTCCACCAGGACAATTGGTGCTCTCTGCTTGGCCCACGGTGACAACGTGGGTCTCATTCTACCTCCAAAAGTAGCTTGCGTACAG GTGATTATTGTACCATGTGGTATCACAGTCAAGTCAACAGACGAAGACAAGAAGGCCATCAATGATAAAGCCGACAGTTACATCGCCCTCTTCAAAGCCGCTGACATCAGAGTCAAATGCGACGACAGAGAAAACTACTCACCACCCTGGAAATTCAACCACTGGGAGTTAAAG GGAGTCCCAGTGAGAATGGAAATCGGCCCACGAGACATCTCCAAGAATCAGTTTGTCGCCGTCAGGCGAGACACATCGGAGAAACTCATTTTCAAGGAAGCAGAAGCTGTAGAGAAGATAGGGAACCTTCTAGAGGACATACAGAGTAGTTTATACAACAA AGCGAGTAAAGAGTTGCAGGAGCATAAGAAGCTGTCACATGACTGGGATGAATTCTGTACTTTATTGGACCAGAaaaat ATTATTCAAATTCCCTTCTGCGGTGATATCAAGTGCGAAGAGACGATCAAGAAGGACAGTGCAAG AGGTCAAGATGCTGAACCAGGTGCACCCTCGATGGGGGCTAAAAGTCTCTGCATTCCTATGAAGCAACCGCAAGAGCTCCCAGAAGGTACCAAATGTCTGCACCCAGAATGCAGTAACAAAGCCAAGTACTATTGCTTGTTTGGTAGAAGTTACTGA